From Nocardioides daedukensis, the proteins below share one genomic window:
- a CDS encoding acyl-CoA dehydrogenase: MSETSLTEKGLGAIGLGEDLEHLRDSVRGLLRRHISEDVVREAVEAKEELLPTWWPTLAQNGLLGLHLAEEHGGAGFGLNELAVVLEEAGRLLVPGPLVPTVLASAVLDAAGHTRFLAGLADGTSIGALDLSGERTALVGTPLADGALRVEGTSTAIIGGQLADLFLLPVATDGSTAWVVVERSQVEVVNEHSHDLTRRLATVRTNGLEVPRDDVLDIVAQRPLDLAAVVLGAESAGIADWATATAADYAGTREQFGRRIGQFQGVKHRVARMLVRTEQVRACAWDAARAADSARAAGPESVRQATLTAAMAAATSVPTTLVVVKELINTLGGIGYTWEHLAGFALRRALTSSILLGASDTWEVRVAELSLAGTRRPLSLELPPEAEEIRARISAELDPIQGSGDAVAQLANLGYTAPHFPAPWGKAADAVTQVVIAEELAKRDLVPHDMIIGNWAVPTLLAHGDESIQQRLVPPSLRGDITWCQMFSEPGAGSDLAALTTRAEKVDGGWRINGQKVWTSGAAGSDYAILLARTDREAAKHKGISYFVLDMTTPGIDIRPLRELTGGAHFNEVFLDDVFIPDEMLVGKPGEGWRLAITTLANERVHMTSNSATGTQELLFEHVDRSSPAQLARLGRLLADAQAGGLLGLRQTIRSISGLEPGAESSVAKLASAETIQATWQTLMEFQGADSLTVDPTERSATWWFLSSRALTIAGGTTDVQLNIIGERILGLPRDPAPERK; the protein is encoded by the coding sequence ATGTCTGAGACCAGCCTGACCGAGAAGGGCCTGGGCGCGATCGGCCTGGGCGAGGACCTGGAGCACCTGCGCGACTCGGTCCGCGGCCTGCTCCGTCGCCACATCAGCGAGGACGTCGTCCGCGAGGCCGTGGAGGCCAAGGAGGAACTGCTTCCGACCTGGTGGCCGACCCTGGCCCAGAACGGTCTGCTCGGCCTGCACCTGGCCGAGGAGCACGGCGGTGCCGGCTTCGGTCTCAACGAGCTGGCCGTCGTACTCGAGGAGGCCGGGCGCCTGCTCGTGCCCGGTCCGCTGGTGCCGACCGTGCTCGCCTCCGCCGTGCTCGACGCGGCCGGGCACACCCGGTTCCTCGCCGGGCTCGCCGACGGTACGTCGATCGGCGCGCTCGACCTCTCCGGAGAACGGACCGCCCTGGTCGGCACCCCCTTGGCCGACGGCGCCCTGCGCGTCGAGGGCACGAGCACCGCGATCATCGGCGGCCAGCTCGCCGACCTGTTCCTGCTGCCGGTGGCCACCGACGGGTCGACGGCCTGGGTGGTCGTTGAGCGCTCGCAGGTAGAGGTCGTCAACGAGCACAGCCACGACCTGACCCGGCGTCTCGCGACGGTGCGGACGAACGGACTGGAGGTGCCGCGCGACGACGTACTCGACATCGTCGCGCAGCGGCCCCTCGACCTGGCCGCCGTCGTGCTGGGTGCCGAGTCCGCCGGCATCGCCGACTGGGCCACCGCGACCGCCGCCGACTACGCCGGCACGCGGGAGCAGTTCGGCCGACGGATCGGCCAGTTCCAAGGCGTCAAGCACCGTGTCGCCCGGATGCTCGTGCGCACCGAACAGGTCCGTGCCTGCGCCTGGGACGCTGCCCGCGCCGCCGATTCCGCACGGGCCGCCGGCCCGGAGTCGGTCAGGCAGGCCACGCTGACCGCCGCGATGGCCGCGGCCACCTCGGTGCCCACGACGCTGGTCGTGGTGAAGGAGCTGATCAACACTCTCGGCGGCATCGGTTACACCTGGGAGCACCTGGCCGGTTTCGCGCTGCGCCGTGCCCTGACCAGCTCGATCCTGCTCGGCGCCAGCGACACCTGGGAGGTGCGCGTCGCGGAGCTCTCCCTGGCCGGGACGCGACGACCGCTGAGCCTCGAGCTGCCGCCCGAGGCAGAGGAGATCCGTGCGCGGATCTCCGCCGAGCTGGACCCGATCCAAGGCAGCGGCGACGCGGTCGCCCAACTGGCCAACCTGGGCTACACCGCGCCGCACTTCCCGGCGCCGTGGGGCAAGGCCGCCGACGCCGTCACCCAGGTGGTGATCGCCGAGGAGCTGGCCAAGCGCGACCTCGTGCCGCACGACATGATCATCGGCAACTGGGCCGTCCCGACCCTGCTCGCGCACGGCGACGAGTCGATCCAGCAGCGCCTTGTCCCGCCGTCCCTGCGCGGTGACATCACCTGGTGCCAGATGTTCTCCGAGCCCGGCGCCGGCTCCGACCTCGCCGCGCTGACCACCAGGGCGGAGAAGGTCGACGGAGGTTGGCGGATCAACGGTCAGAAGGTGTGGACCTCCGGCGCCGCCGGCTCCGACTACGCCATCCTGCTGGCACGCACGGATCGCGAGGCGGCCAAGCACAAGGGCATTTCCTACTTCGTGCTCGACATGACCACGCCCGGCATCGACATCCGGCCGCTGCGCGAGCTGACCGGGGGAGCGCACTTCAACGAGGTCTTCCTCGACGACGTGTTCATCCCCGACGAGATGCTGGTCGGCAAGCCCGGTGAGGGCTGGCGCTTGGCGATCACCACCCTGGCCAACGAGCGGGTGCACATGACCAGCAACTCGGCCACCGGCACCCAGGAGCTCCTCTTCGAGCACGTCGACCGCAGCTCGCCGGCACAGCTGGCCAGGCTCGGTCGACTGCTCGCCGATGCCCAGGCCGGCGGGCTGCTCGGTCTGCGCCAGACGATCCGCTCCATCTCCGGACTCGAGCCCGGAGCGGAGTCGAGCGTGGCCAAGCTGGCCAGCGCGGAGACGATCCAGGCGACCTGGCAGACGCTGATGGAGTTCCAAGGAGCCGACTCGCTCACCGTCGACCCGACCGAGCGCAGCGCGACCTGGTGGTTCCTGAGCAGCCGCGCGCTGACGATCGCCGGCGGCACGACCGACGTACAGCTGAACATCATCGGAGAGCGCATCCTCGGACTGCCGCGCGATCCCGCACCGGAACGGAAGTGA
- a CDS encoding SDR family oxidoreductase: MNRTAVVTGSASGIGRAVTDALLARGDRVIGVDLRNADVLADLSTTSGRAEAVAGVLGAANGPVDVVVACAGISGTSPAVVSVNFFGVVELLEGLRSALAASSAPRAAVVASSVAVHASDAELDQACADRDEASARARAEALTEQGHGHAIYPGSKAALAKWVRRVAVTPEWAGAGIPLNAVAPGVVLTPMSAGLFDDPRMVAAMDQAVPMPLNGHQEPEVIADVLAFLVSRENSHVTGQVVFADGGAEVVHRGSAQF; encoded by the coding sequence ATGAACAGGACTGCTGTCGTCACCGGATCGGCGTCCGGGATCGGACGCGCCGTGACCGATGCCCTTCTCGCGCGCGGTGACCGGGTGATCGGGGTCGACCTGCGCAACGCCGACGTCCTCGCCGACCTTTCCACGACCTCCGGCCGCGCCGAAGCGGTGGCCGGCGTGCTCGGCGCCGCCAACGGTCCGGTCGACGTCGTGGTTGCGTGCGCGGGCATCTCGGGTACGTCGCCTGCCGTGGTGTCGGTGAACTTCTTCGGCGTGGTCGAGCTGCTCGAGGGCCTGCGCTCGGCGCTGGCCGCGTCGTCCGCTCCGCGCGCCGCCGTGGTCGCCTCCAGCGTCGCCGTCCACGCCTCCGACGCCGAGCTCGACCAGGCCTGCGCGGACCGCGACGAGGCCTCGGCACGAGCCCGGGCCGAGGCGCTCACCGAGCAGGGACACGGACACGCGATCTATCCCGGATCCAAGGCCGCGTTGGCCAAGTGGGTACGCCGGGTCGCGGTCACGCCGGAGTGGGCCGGCGCCGGAATCCCGCTCAACGCGGTGGCCCCGGGCGTCGTGCTGACGCCGATGTCGGCCGGGCTCTTTGATGACCCGAGGATGGTCGCCGCCATGGACCAGGCAGTGCCGATGCCGCTCAACGGCCACCAGGAGCCCGAGGTGATCGCCGACGTGCTGGCCTTCCTGGTCTCGCGTGAGAACTCGCACGTCACCGGCCAGGTGGTCTTCGCCGACGGCGGCGCCGAGGTCGTCCACCGGGGTTCCGCGCAGTTCTGA
- a CDS encoding SDR family NAD(P)-dependent oxidoreductase yields the protein MNRFSGTNVLVTGAASGIGAATVRRLVSEGAAVFAVDRDEEGLSETAASALGSGRVETAVVDVTDEAAVARVVNDAVTRLGGIEVLINIAGIQRTTPIETLTVADMRELFEVNMIGTMVFCREALRHLPEQVGVIVNIASTAADHGNPYMSAYAASKGAVLAFSKTLAAELVVRGIRVVPVSPGTTVTPLTANVVPGDLDFSYFNRVRSLLGPADPDQIAAAIAFAASRDGSYLTGAELRVDGGSHT from the coding sequence ATGAACAGGTTCAGTGGGACGAACGTGCTCGTCACAGGTGCGGCCTCGGGCATCGGGGCCGCGACTGTACGCCGTCTCGTGAGCGAGGGAGCCGCAGTCTTCGCGGTGGACCGCGACGAGGAAGGGCTCTCCGAGACCGCCGCGTCCGCACTCGGGTCAGGACGTGTCGAGACCGCGGTCGTCGACGTCACCGACGAAGCCGCGGTCGCACGCGTGGTGAACGATGCCGTGACGCGACTGGGCGGGATCGAGGTGTTGATCAACATCGCCGGGATCCAGCGGACCACGCCGATCGAGACGCTCACTGTCGCCGACATGCGTGAGCTCTTCGAGGTCAACATGATCGGCACGATGGTCTTCTGTCGCGAGGCACTGCGACACCTGCCCGAGCAGGTCGGGGTGATCGTGAACATCGCCTCCACGGCGGCCGACCACGGCAATCCCTACATGTCGGCCTATGCGGCCTCGAAGGGGGCAGTGCTCGCCTTCTCCAAGACGCTGGCCGCTGAGCTGGTCGTCCGCGGTATCCGGGTCGTCCCCGTCTCGCCGGGCACGACGGTCACCCCCCTCACCGCGAACGTGGTCCCGGGTGACCTGGACTTCTCCTACTTCAACCGAGTCCGTTCCTTGCTCGGTCCGGCCGATCCGGACCAGATCGCCGCGGCGATTGCCTTTGCTGCCTCGCGGGACGGTTCCTATCTGACCGGGGCCGAGCTCCGCGTCGACGGAGGGTCGCACACATGA
- a CDS encoding 3-oxoacyl-ACP reductase yields MTETSLAGRTAIVTGAGGGLGRAEALALAAAGANVVVNDYSAAGDEVVAEIKAAGGEAIAVRGDIGEWALGDQLVAAALDTWGSLDIVVNNAGVLRDKMIFSLTESDWDEVIRVHLKGHASLSRAAAVHWRAASKAAGAPIYGRLVNTTSEAFLFGSAGQPNYSAAKAGIVALTLSANQGLSRYGVTANAIAPRARTAMTEKVFAGDPNEERELDILAPERVATFVSYLASPAAAGISGQVFVVYGDMVALMDSPKVEQKFTADSGVFSTDELAAKLGSHFEGRSPHQTYAAYSVAELDTTGVQNLN; encoded by the coding sequence ATGACTGAGACCAGCCTGGCCGGACGCACCGCGATCGTGACCGGCGCCGGTGGCGGCCTCGGCCGCGCCGAGGCCCTGGCCCTGGCGGCGGCCGGCGCGAACGTCGTGGTCAACGACTACAGCGCGGCCGGCGACGAGGTCGTTGCCGAGATCAAGGCCGCCGGCGGCGAGGCGATCGCGGTGCGCGGGGACATCGGCGAGTGGGCGCTCGGCGACCAGCTCGTCGCTGCGGCGCTGGACACCTGGGGTTCGCTCGACATCGTCGTGAACAACGCCGGCGTGCTGCGCGACAAGATGATCTTCAGTCTCACCGAGTCGGACTGGGACGAGGTGATCCGCGTGCACCTCAAGGGCCACGCCTCTCTCTCCCGGGCCGCAGCGGTGCACTGGCGCGCCGCATCCAAGGCTGCAGGCGCTCCGATCTATGGCCGTCTGGTCAACACCACCTCGGAGGCGTTCCTCTTCGGTTCGGCCGGTCAGCCGAACTACTCCGCAGCGAAGGCCGGCATCGTCGCCCTGACCCTGTCGGCGAACCAGGGCCTGTCGCGCTATGGGGTGACCGCGAACGCGATTGCCCCGCGGGCCCGCACTGCGATGACGGAGAAGGTCTTCGCCGGCGACCCGAACGAGGAGCGTGAGCTCGACATCCTGGCTCCCGAGCGGGTGGCGACGTTCGTGTCCTACCTCGCCTCACCGGCCGCGGCCGGGATCAGTGGGCAGGTCTTCGTCGTCTATGGCGACATGGTCGCGCTGATGGATTCGCCGAAGGTCGAGCAGAAGTTCACCGCAGACTCGGGCGTATTCTCCACCGACGAGCTGGCCGCCAAGCTGGGCAGCCACTTCGAGGGCCGTTCGCCGCACCAGACCTACGCGGCGTACTCGGTCGCCGAGCTCGACACCACCGGGGTGCAGAACCTCAACTGA
- a CDS encoding FAD-dependent oxidoreductase — translation MTWDAEYDVVVVGSGAGAMTGAYLAAKAGKKVAVVEKTDRLGGTTAYSGAAAWLPGTVVQERAGLVDSTESARTYLNALLDEPDQVKLEAFLTESPELVTKLEEDPLLEFQFQAFPDYFERPGRVPGGRSFVPTPLPLEQIGERLDLVRPPVDRERVGKSHHLGQPLAAGRAYIGRFLLALDATGNGTVHTGVAVDELITEDGRVVGVAGNGTNGARVRLAARDGVLLAAGGFERNHEERARHGVPGNAAWTMAPEGSNTGEPIAAAVALGAATDLMDQAWFTPGIAHPDGSAAFTLGFRGGLIVDQNGTRYANESLPYDQMGRQMAADPARIPSYVIFDNTSLGHIPAIAIPEGDPEDHLAAGTWTRADSLVALADEIGVPGDALVSTVERFNGFAEAGDDEDFDRGKDEFATYFASPVLVPVAQGPFYAARLLLSDLGTKGGLVTDVDARVLREDGSAIEGLYAAGNTSASMTGKHYPGPGAPIGTAMVFASRAVKHLLA, via the coding sequence ATGACCTGGGATGCAGAGTACGACGTGGTGGTGGTCGGTTCCGGAGCCGGCGCGATGACCGGTGCCTACCTGGCCGCGAAGGCCGGCAAGAAGGTCGCCGTGGTCGAGAAGACCGATCGTCTCGGAGGTACCACGGCCTACAGCGGCGCGGCTGCCTGGCTCCCGGGAACCGTCGTGCAGGAGCGGGCCGGCCTGGTCGACTCGACTGAATCCGCGCGCACCTATCTCAATGCACTCCTCGACGAGCCGGACCAGGTCAAACTCGAGGCGTTCCTCACCGAGTCACCGGAGTTGGTGACAAAGCTGGAGGAAGACCCTCTGCTGGAGTTCCAGTTCCAGGCCTTCCCGGACTATTTCGAGCGGCCCGGCCGCGTGCCCGGCGGGCGCTCGTTCGTGCCCACGCCGCTGCCTCTGGAGCAGATCGGCGAGCGCCTCGACCTGGTCCGCCCACCGGTCGACCGCGAGCGCGTCGGCAAGTCGCACCACCTCGGCCAGCCGCTGGCTGCCGGTCGTGCCTACATCGGCCGCTTCCTGCTGGCTCTCGACGCCACGGGCAACGGCACCGTGCATACCGGTGTGGCCGTCGACGAACTGATCACCGAGGACGGTCGCGTCGTCGGGGTGGCCGGGAACGGCACCAACGGCGCGCGGGTCCGCCTCGCGGCGCGCGACGGCGTACTCCTCGCCGCCGGAGGCTTCGAGCGCAACCACGAGGAGCGCGCCCGGCACGGTGTCCCCGGCAATGCGGCGTGGACGATGGCCCCCGAGGGCAGCAACACCGGTGAGCCGATCGCGGCTGCGGTCGCGTTGGGCGCTGCCACCGACTTGATGGACCAGGCCTGGTTCACTCCCGGCATCGCACACCCGGACGGCTCGGCCGCGTTCACGCTGGGCTTCCGCGGCGGGCTCATCGTGGACCAGAACGGCACGCGCTATGCCAACGAGTCGCTGCCCTATGACCAGATGGGGCGACAGATGGCCGCCGACCCCGCACGCATCCCCTCGTACGTGATCTTCGACAACACCTCGCTGGGCCACATCCCCGCGATCGCGATCCCCGAGGGCGACCCCGAGGACCACCTCGCGGCCGGGACCTGGACCCGCGCGGACTCCCTGGTGGCCCTGGCCGACGAGATCGGCGTCCCCGGCGACGCCCTGGTGAGCACCGTCGAACGGTTCAACGGGTTCGCCGAGGCTGGCGACGACGAGGACTTCGACCGCGGCAAGGACGAGTTCGCGACGTACTTCGCATCCCCCGTCCTGGTGCCCGTGGCGCAGGGTCCGTTCTATGCCGCGCGGCTGCTGCTCTCCGACCTCGGCACCAAGGGCGGACTCGTCACCGACGTCGACGCGCGGGTGCTGCGCGAGGACGGCTCAGCCATCGAGGGGCTGTACGCCGCGGGCAACACGTCGGCGTCGATGACCGGGAAGCACTACCCCGGGCCGGGCGCTCCGATCGGCACCGCGATGGTCTTTGCGAGCCGGGCGGTCAAGCACCTGCTTGCCTGA
- a CDS encoding steroid 3-ketoacyl-CoA thiolase, giving the protein MPEAVIVDAVRTPVGRRNGWLSGLHPTRILGAAQSGLLTRNGIDPGSIGQVVGGCVTQAGEQSNNVTRNAWLAAGLPWRTACTSIDCACGSSQQAVHMIAGLIASGQIDAGIGCGVEAMSRVSLGAALAPGTGMPMPDDFTLDMPDQFTAAERIAAKYGITREAADHLGLVSQQRGAQAWAEGRFDNILVPVTAPVMAKQEDGSLVDTGETRLVDRDQGLRETTAENLAKLNPVVPDGIHTAGNSSQISDGAAAVLLMNRERAEADGLRPRARIVASGMIGSDPYFHLDGPIAATTHVLEKSGMKLGDIDLVEINEAFASVVLSWAKTHDADMDKVNVNGGAIALGHAVGSTGSRLIAQAVEEMERADKSTALVTMCAGGAHATATIIERI; this is encoded by the coding sequence ATGCCCGAAGCAGTGATCGTCGACGCCGTGCGCACCCCGGTGGGCCGTCGCAACGGATGGCTCTCGGGCCTGCACCCGACCCGGATCCTCGGGGCCGCGCAGAGCGGGCTGCTGACCCGCAATGGGATCGACCCCGGCTCGATCGGGCAGGTGGTCGGCGGCTGTGTCACCCAGGCAGGTGAGCAGTCGAACAACGTCACCCGCAACGCGTGGCTGGCGGCCGGGCTGCCCTGGAGGACCGCGTGCACCAGCATCGACTGTGCGTGCGGATCCTCCCAGCAGGCAGTGCACATGATCGCCGGGCTGATCGCCAGCGGCCAGATCGACGCCGGCATCGGCTGTGGGGTCGAGGCGATGAGCCGGGTGTCCCTCGGCGCCGCACTCGCCCCCGGGACCGGGATGCCGATGCCCGATGACTTCACCCTGGACATGCCTGACCAGTTCACTGCTGCGGAGCGGATCGCCGCGAAGTATGGCATCACCCGTGAGGCGGCCGACCACCTCGGGCTGGTCTCCCAGCAGCGTGGAGCACAGGCGTGGGCCGAGGGCCGGTTCGACAACATCCTCGTGCCCGTCACCGCCCCGGTGATGGCCAAGCAGGAGGACGGATCCCTCGTGGACACAGGTGAGACTCGCCTGGTCGACCGCGACCAGGGCCTGCGCGAGACCACCGCGGAGAACCTGGCCAAGCTGAACCCGGTCGTCCCCGACGGCATCCACACCGCCGGCAACTCGTCGCAGATCAGCGACGGCGCGGCCGCGGTGCTGCTGATGAACCGTGAGCGCGCCGAGGCCGACGGCCTGCGTCCGCGTGCCCGGATCGTCGCCTCGGGCATGATCGGGTCGGACCCCTACTTCCACCTCGACGGCCCCATCGCGGCCACCACCCACGTCCTGGAGAAGTCCGGGATGAAGCTCGGCGACATCGACCTGGTCGAGATCAACGAGGCCTTCGCCTCCGTCGTACTTTCCTGGGCCAAGACCCACGACGCCGACATGGACAAGGTCAACGTCAACGGGGGCGCGATCGCACTCGGTCACGCCGTCGGCTCCACCGGTTCCCGGCTCATCGCCCAGGCGGTGGAGGAGATGGAGCGCGCGGACAAGTCCACTGCACTGGTCACCATGTGCGCCGGCGGTGCACACGCGACCGCCACGATCATCGAGCGGATCTGA
- a CDS encoding TetR family transcriptional regulator: MPRIAEVRLPAQPNSPQQQERVNRILRAAARQGAAHGLERVQMQEIAKESGVAIATLYRYFPSKMHLFTGVMRMQIGRIGAEVSQPADGTDPVDAVTDLMLAATKRMLDSPKLAHAMMTSNNAAFHATEAGAHETHLAFKGLILRAARIAEPTPRDEQLVRLIEQSWFGALNSALNGRTTREESEDDIRLSCRLLLPAWSER, encoded by the coding sequence GTGCCAAGAATCGCCGAGGTCCGGCTGCCGGCCCAGCCGAACTCACCGCAGCAGCAGGAGCGGGTGAACCGGATTCTCCGTGCTGCCGCGCGACAGGGGGCCGCCCACGGGCTCGAGCGCGTCCAGATGCAGGAGATCGCCAAGGAGTCCGGTGTCGCGATCGCCACCCTCTATCGCTACTTCCCCTCGAAGATGCACCTGTTCACCGGCGTGATGCGGATGCAGATCGGCCGGATCGGTGCCGAGGTCTCACAGCCCGCCGACGGCACGGATCCCGTCGACGCGGTGACCGACCTGATGCTGGCCGCGACCAAGCGGATGCTCGACTCCCCGAAGCTGGCCCACGCGATGATGACCTCCAACAACGCTGCCTTCCATGCCACGGAGGCCGGCGCGCATGAGACCCACCTGGCCTTCAAGGGGCTGATCCTGCGGGCTGCAAGAATCGCGGAGCCGACCCCGCGCGACGAGCAGCTGGTCCGGCTGATCGAGCAGTCGTGGTTCGGTGCGCTCAACTCCGCACTGAACGGTCGCACCACCCGGGAGGAGAGCGAGGACGACATCCGGCTCTCATGTCGGCTGCTGCTTCCCGCCTGGTCGGAGCGTTGA
- a CDS encoding PaaI family thioesterase, which translates to MSEKPELVPGETRKLEVLTAIPKNEGVDSAVAATRRVISALLHAGDRTSAEMGAVAAQLNAIADHLDEHNGPVDDRLVDMWSGEGVTRHDPITGAENAIAPPLHLAGREDGSIGGVVTLGLPYQGPPGHVHGGVSAMLLDHVLGVSNAWAGTSGMTARLTLNYHRPTPLFQELEITGRQMKVEGRKIWTEGVISVDGEPCVSAEGLFINKQVPRPR; encoded by the coding sequence ATGAGCGAGAAGCCAGAGCTGGTGCCGGGGGAGACCCGGAAGCTGGAGGTGCTGACCGCGATTCCCAAGAACGAGGGTGTCGACAGTGCCGTGGCCGCCACCCGGCGGGTGATCAGCGCGCTGCTGCACGCCGGTGACCGCACCTCGGCCGAGATGGGCGCGGTCGCGGCGCAGCTCAACGCGATCGCCGACCACCTCGACGAGCACAACGGCCCGGTCGATGACCGCCTGGTCGACATGTGGTCCGGCGAGGGCGTCACCCGCCACGACCCGATCACCGGTGCCGAGAACGCGATCGCTCCGCCGTTGCACCTCGCCGGACGCGAGGACGGATCGATCGGTGGAGTCGTCACACTCGGCCTGCCCTACCAGGGCCCGCCCGGCCACGTGCACGGCGGAGTCTCCGCGATGCTGCTCGACCACGTGCTCGGCGTCTCGAACGCCTGGGCCGGTACGTCGGGGATGACGGCACGGCTGACCCTCAACTACCACCGCCCCACCCCGCTCTTCCAGGAGCTCGAGATCACCGGGCGACAGATGAAGGTCGAGGGTCGCAAGATCTGGACCGAGGGAGTGATCTCCGTCGACGGCGAGCCGTGTGTCTCGGCCGAGGGGCTCTTCATCAACAAGCAGGTCCCGCGGCCTCGCTGA
- a CDS encoding class I adenylate-forming enzyme family protein, translated as MTQTIDPMAAYAALVGPDGPFEMVVEDVRGVQLPIYRNRRRALHELLAESLQHGDRTYIATADRSITFTEHAANVSSLAKALAEDHGITKGDRVIIDAANTIEWIETFWAVASLGAITVAFNAWWAPREIEHALALTTPKLAIADAKRAADLAAFDVPVLNLESDIPRLRTAHPDAPLPSADVAEDDPACIIFTSGTSGAPKGATHSHRNLLAVVEYHRMNDALIAAFGNPMDPRDRSYLMVSPLFHIASLHNLAIPRLATGSKVALHTGAFDVERIYALIEQEKVTNWGAVPTMTSRMLAADVADKYDLSSLTAFSLASAPSSEALKQKLRENLPFATALVDSYGLTETSTGVSAATPIDLAEAPGTVGRPTYGVQVEIRDPLGRPLPVGEEGEVCVRSCYNMLGYWENPEATESSIREDLWLHTGDLGALDEQGRLRLSSRRSDLIIRGGENVYPVEVEHALAEHPDVVECMVYGVASEDLGQEVLAVVVHGATVPSEESLAEFLRGQLAYYKVPAHWRLTTEPLPRNATGKVNRAQVAAG; from the coding sequence ATGACCCAGACCATCGACCCGATGGCCGCGTACGCCGCACTCGTGGGACCGGACGGTCCGTTCGAGATGGTCGTCGAGGACGTCCGCGGAGTCCAGCTTCCCATCTATCGCAACCGTCGCCGTGCCCTGCACGAGCTGCTGGCCGAGTCGCTGCAGCATGGCGACCGCACCTACATCGCCACCGCCGACAGGTCGATCACGTTCACCGAGCACGCCGCCAACGTCTCGTCGCTGGCCAAGGCGCTCGCCGAGGACCACGGCATCACCAAGGGCGACCGGGTCATCATCGATGCCGCCAACACCATCGAGTGGATCGAGACGTTCTGGGCCGTCGCATCTCTCGGTGCGATCACCGTCGCCTTCAACGCCTGGTGGGCCCCGCGCGAGATCGAGCACGCCCTGGCGCTCACCACGCCCAAGCTGGCCATCGCCGACGCGAAGCGAGCCGCCGACCTGGCCGCGTTCGACGTACCCGTGCTCAACCTGGAGTCCGACATCCCGCGGCTGCGCACCGCACACCCTGACGCGCCGCTCCCCTCGGCTGACGTCGCCGAGGACGATCCGGCCTGCATCATTTTCACCTCCGGCACCTCCGGCGCGCCCAAGGGCGCGACCCACTCGCACCGCAACCTGCTCGCGGTCGTGGAATATCACCGGATGAACGACGCGCTGATCGCGGCGTTCGGCAACCCGATGGACCCGCGGGACCGCTCCTACTTGATGGTCTCGCCGTTGTTCCACATCGCCAGCCTGCACAACCTCGCGATCCCGCGCCTGGCCACCGGCTCCAAGGTCGCGCTGCACACCGGCGCCTTCGACGTCGAGCGGATCTATGCGCTGATCGAGCAGGAGAAGGTGACCAACTGGGGCGCCGTCCCGACGATGACCTCCCGGATGTTGGCGGCCGACGTCGCCGACAAGTACGACCTCAGCTCGTTGACCGCGTTCTCGCTCGCGTCCGCACCCTCCTCCGAGGCGTTGAAGCAGAAGCTGCGCGAGAACCTCCCCTTCGCCACCGCCCTCGTGGACTCCTACGGCCTGACCGAGACCTCGACCGGTGTCTCGGCGGCCACCCCGATCGACCTCGCCGAGGCTCCGGGCACGGTGGGACGGCCGACGTACGGCGTGCAGGTCGAGATCCGCGACCCGCTCGGCCGGCCGCTGCCCGTGGGCGAGGAGGGCGAGGTCTGCGTGCGCAGCTGCTACAACATGCTCGGCTACTGGGAGAACCCGGAGGCGACGGAGTCCTCGATCCGCGAGGACCTGTGGCTGCACACCGGTGACCTGGGTGCGCTCGACGAGCAGGGCCGGCTGCGGTTGAGCTCGCGTCGCTCCGACCTGATCATCCGCGGCGGCGAGAACGTCTATCCCGTCGAGGTCGAGCACGCCCTGGCCGAGCACCCCGACGTCGTCGAGTGCATGGTGTACGGCGTCGCGAGCGAGGATCTCGGCCAAGAGGTCCTGGCCGTCGTGGTGCACGGAGCCACGGTCCCCTCCGAGGAGTCGCTGGCCGAGTTCCTGCGCGGACAGCTCGCCTACTACAAGGTTCCCGCCCACTGGCGCCTGACCACCGAGCCGCTCCCGCGCAATGCCACCGGCAAGGTGAATCGCGCGCAGGTCGCCGCAGGGTGA